From Argopecten irradians isolate NY chromosome 3, Ai_NY, whole genome shotgun sequence:
tcggcagatgtaccctGTATGTGCCTATGGGTTTTCTCCTATTCTCCTAATAAGATAAATGCAGAAGggtaactttgatatgttaccATAGTTCAATAACTTTCAGACGGTGTAAGTAAGCTGTTGAAGGAGTTTCCGATCTCTATGtgcattgttgtttatttatttatgataattaacaCAACTGTACCTTTAAAGACTTCTCAACGGATATTGTCGTATGGTAAAGTTGGCCGGGTACGTTTTTATCGTTCTATAATAAACATAGAGATAACTGAGAGAATATAATATGCTAAGCATGTAATTTGGAATCAATCGATACTgtgataaaacaattaattaatttaaatatctATTATAAATGATGAAACTTATTTGCGTGAATTTCTGTATGAAATTGAATTGTATGTgttatcattagataaacctGTTCAATTTTTGACGCAGCTTCTGGTATCGtctttaaaataaagaaaatgtatactttattaatttattagaaattagaaaattgttattgatttttttcaaatttacaaCATTTGACCTTCTAAAGATACCCGCATAAAAGGGTATAGATATCCCCTTGATATGAAAACGGGTTCTTGCTTATATTCGTCCTCCACAACCATTCTCTATTTGTTGTATTCTGAGTTGTATATGTGGCAATCTTTGTGTTATATCTAATAACTATCAAATACTTAGAAAGGCAACTTAAGAAATTTaagtaattaatttttaatttgtattccttatggtttttataatatatttatagttCTGAGAGATATATACCCTCCACTAAATTTCACGTCGAGATAAATTCAGTATAAACGCATAGCAGTTAATGtctaaaaaaaagtaaaaaacattacagaaaatTATAAATGAGCACAACCTCGCGGGATTCAATTTATACATTCCTATACTCATAATAttgtgtgtgttatgtactCTATATGGCAGGTTAAGAGGTTAAGTTAATTAGAGTTTTCAATCGAATTCAAAATAGCCAGTAGGAAATAACAACTCTCAATGCATTGTATTATGTAGTTGTTTTATTACACGATAACCTATGATGGTGGGGCTTTACAGTTTGGTGGTGGCACGAATGCTTCGGGATCGGTGATACCAATGGTGATGTCGAAGTaactaaaaatgtaaaatatttactcTGACAATGTAtctccaaaataaaaaaattcttcttaATATCACCTTCAAATTGActttaaaacatataattaatccTTTGCAATGGATTTTTATTCGTgaaaacattaatataaaacattgcTAAACACCATTAattctaaatatttaaaacgAACGAATAAATGTTCGTTTTCTTcaggaaatatttacttttcCATTTTGCACTTGATTATTAAAACTATTATATGTTGAGTACTTACTTTGAATGTTCAAATCCATACTTCTGAGATACGTGATAATTGTTAACAGGAATGCATCCAGGAGAAGTGACTAGTCCGGTGTAATATTCTATTGGAAAGGATACGTCAATTAATTAGCAAAACAATTGGAATTTAATACCTATTATACATGAAAAGATCTCTACACAACCCAAAAACTACACGTATAGTGATTGAATCACATTATCCTAAGTAAATGAAGTCGATAAAGCTCTTATTTATTACGTGATGAACACAACCTAAAATATAATAATCAGTCTGATAACAATATGAAGCTACAAAGACTATCTCAAAGAAAACAAAGAATTAAATCTGCCTAGAGAATAGCCATTCTCAGAAAATTATGAACAACAATGCAACGTAAGACTTTTAGATATGGTCTTCTGTATCAGTCGCAATATTTTGATAAGGCTATTTTCAGAAATGTAACAACATGAGTTTTCACGCTTCCATCTTTTCCTGGCTTTAGAAATACGAATAACCTATATATAAATGGAGATTGTATCATTGATAGTTTAGAAAAATTTACacgtttttatttatttagtccAGATGAGACATGTTATGCTATTGACATCCTTCTATCATTGGAACATTGTGTGTACTTACCGCTTGTCTCATTAGCTGAGAAAATCTCGACATCGATGTTCTCGCCTGGGAATCCTGCTGCCCCTAGTGACACGATACCTTCAAATCTGGCGTTGGGATGCACACCCCTGTAGTGGAAAGATCTATCAGGCTCTATATCTGTAACGTTACACTGCTGAGTCCTCCTGTTCAGACTGTACATCTTCCTCTATAGATAGTAAAAACGACACattgttaaaggcccactacctttccgataCCACAAAATAAAGGACTTTTGTAAGACCAATGAACGCATTCAGACtgattttctttgcccgactattcactgaGCTAAACATGATCGTGGTACATTATGCCAATGTGAATAAATGTGACTTATATAGGTCAAATGTCAACTTTTAGTGAATACTTGTTACACATGTAAGTAACCAGGAGAATGACGATTATTACGAAAACTTGGATCAAACATCAATACAAGGGTAGctatgttttcttttctgaattttGTGGCATGTTTCTTTGTCAATAATCCTCATGGAAACCGCAAAATTACAAAACCATAattattctttaaaaataattccaAAGAAATTTAGTTTCggtgatttttatcaaaattctgTCGAACAGATAAAAACTTGCCAcagttaaaatttgttttatcaataaataccTCTTTAAACAacatgatgacgtcataaaactCGCGAGTGCTGTTAAGCTCGACCTCAGCCATAGTGTGGGTCCTCAGGTTGGTCTCGTCATAAAACAAACGCCTTCTCTCTTCATACTTTTGACTGTAATCAACCTGAAGTTAGgaacaaatattgaaaaacgAAATGTTTCAGGCACATATATGTCATACGGTGACATATGGCCTTGTGGACAAGTCTTCGGGTTTATATTTCCCTTAACATGAAATTATTTCTAATCTTCTTATACATATACGCTATGgtatttaatttgttattaagATGAGGTAGTGTTTATAacattgttttctttatatataactCGGAGGGAATATATCGTCTAAATACgtctttgattttattttgtaacgAATACTTCTACATGAAGGTTATGGTAAGTGTTAGGTTTAATTCATCTAAATCATGTTTATAAGATGTACTTACCCTGATCTCTCGTCCTTCCCATTGTTTTGGGGAAACTGCAgtataatgtaaacaattaGCATAGCGATTGTTAACGAAGACAGCTATTTAATAATTCAGCACGAGATGATATGTAAATTTagcattttatatttatacaagtttgtgctcatttttttgcaatttactaatataatacaaaatgtagcgaagtttatttttttcaaaataaacgaCTGCGATAAGCATTTGTCATTGATAGAAAGCAATCAGTGCTTGCAAACCTTCGCCAAGTTCTTTTAGTTATAAAAGGATGTGTACTCACGACAAGGGGTTGGTATTTGTCCGAGGACAGCGCCAATGGCGAGACAGAGAAGTATGGCGGCCTTCATGTCGATATGAGGAGTATTGACCGAAGTGGCATTTCTACGTTAGGTCTTCCTTATTATACGTATGCCCGACCATCTATTGGCCGGTACCTTCCCTTATCTTATCGCTGTAGAGGTATAAATATCGGGAGCCGCTATAACATTTCTCGGTCTCACACCTTCATCGCATTGATGTCTgcttttaaatttatataatattgttgaagtatattttcatattacatcATGTTTGTATATTGGGATATAACTTTAATGCAATTCAATTAACAAATAATGACTCACATTTCTTTACCCATGCTTCCAACTACATAATACTTTTTGCACCTATTGCGTCTCCATGACTCTCGATTAAAGAATAGAGCTACCTGATTTATGTACTAATTTTTTTCTTACCAttttataaatgattaaattttgCTTGTAGCAagcattttttatattataaggCCATAACGCAAAAATGACGTCGTCGTTTATAGTATGCCATTTTATTGATTAAAACGTCAGCGTGATAATGTCTAAATGAAAGTGATTATAGaagtaaaagataaaataataagGATTATCTTGAATACATTTTTCTGTGCACTCTAATCATAAAGCGGTTGATTCAGAGGACACTTGGTGGTTTGTGTTATATCGACATaatctaaaaatatattcaCTTTGGTATTGTGTGTGATTTTCAAATACAGTAATTTTCTAAGGATAAACTCAAATACATGAACTGGTTTTGAGCTTCATGAGTTAGTCCAATTAGTGCGTATGTTATCAATTATGTCCACAACTTaaaactaaatttaaaaaaaaatattcctcAGGTATAATCgtttaacattttgtttcaaaaactAATTcgaaatacaattttaattgttGATATGTAGCAAAACATGGATACCTTGATAGAACATCAATTAATGAATGGATTTTGTAAAGTAACGTAAGTGCATTAAATTTCTTAGGAATGAAAACAACAGAAAGTTATTTTATTGAgatgatgtttttgtttaatatcagacaaaacaataattatgttatttaaagatgttacaccgctgacgaatggcaTTTTCCTCTtttaaaacaggagcaggcgaatTAGTAtgtttcttcagtaacaaaagttaccaccattgaaaagtttgagcttcttattttacttcaaaatggagcatctttaattgtcATCTAAAGTTACAACATAAGGTtctattatgtaaataaaaaaaaatactccaaattaatttttaaaatgattatataGCTGAACATAATTACTACATCACAAAACCTACATTGCTAATATTTACCAATCAAGGACCTTTTATTTCGTCACCATGCAACTAggaatttatacaaaatgttactTTGATATTCGgcgtttttttgtttttattgtgttttttcttttgttgatgGTCTTTTCGGGGGTTTTTTCAAACAGTTTCCGTTTGAAATTGAATGAAGTAGTTTCAATATACATGGAAAGTAAACTATGAAAGCCTAGAAGGTACAATTTCTAGCAAATAAATTTAAAgcaatgttagtttttttaacattttgaaataaaccCTTCTAGGCTTTCGTAATATActcatataatataaaacaattgtcaacatgattttttcaagttttaatgaataaataaaattacataagCCTATATTATCTAGTATGATTTCGTACACTCTTGTGGAGGAACGAAAGCCATCGGGTCAGAAATACCGGCGGTGATGTCGAAATAACTGCAATAAAAGTCAACTTAataagtatacaatgtataagtaaTTTCTTCTAATTTTCAACTGGTAATTATGCAATCTATTCATATCAACACAGTATTTATTTCGAACATATAACGGTACCATAATCCTTGGTAAGtgaaaatatgaagaaaaaaacctgACTACTTATGCATGCGTGTATAAGACAAACTCGTCCTTCCTTATCATAGTGAGATTGCACATTCAATCATATAGTACAACGAAATCACAGATACTTCTCAGAACAAATcccatattatttttttccacaaaTCTAGATATTGCAATACTACCTAATAACGACCTGTTGATATTCCAAGACAATGAGCGGTATGTATTCAGATTTACTGATATCAATATGAAGGTTAGCATGTTTATTACACAATGCtgatttcatttcatgttcaaatagaagtttgtttattatttgaaaCACTTACTCGCTATGCTCAAATCCATATTTCTGAGTAATGTGGATGTTGGTGACTGGAATACAAGCTGGGTAGGTTACTGTTCCAGTGTAGAACTCTGCGAAAAAAGAATAATGAATTAAGAACATTTTAACATAATGACGATATCATAGCATATgatcaattaaaattttatttatttcattttcaacgTAAAAATGTTTTCCTTTACCGAATGAAAAATTGATAAACAGAAACTGTTACCGAATTACAGTAGTTTATTAAATGCAATAACTGCTTCCACTGCAGAAGCTATGGTttgcaaaataatattttcatattgtcatACTAATACGCATGATAATTAATTACCGTCTGTTTCATTGGCTGAGAAGATAGCCAACTGGATGCTCTCCCCTGGGAATCCCGTGAGTCCTAGGGAAACAAGCTGTTCGAATTTGGCGTTGGGGTGGACCCCGCGGTAACGGAATGGCCTGTCTATTGTTGATACGTTACACTGACGGGTCCTCATGTTGATACTGTATCGCTGGTTCTGTACAATTTTGATAGATCAAATTAAGGGACAgatttaaaactatttcaaGCAAATATGATACGGAGGCAATAAAATAAAGCATTTTCTCTTTTTATGTGACTGAGGAAAGCAAAACATAACTGGCAGTATGCAAGAATAAATACTCAAATGCGATATGACGTATAATTTTTGCAATTTGATAATTCTGAATAACCGAGTTCTCGATTTTAGTAAACAAGTTATTTATAAAGACGTTATTTGCTTTAAAATAGTCAGATTAATAAATGATAAACTTGATAGCCATAAACACATGAGTGAGCAGACGTTCATAATTATTCCTCGTTATttattaaatacaaattatcattaCCGTGGAGTAAATATCGAGAACATCGTAGAAGTCCCTTGTGCTGTTAAATTCTACTTCCGCAATGGTACGAGTACGCTTATTGGTTTCATCGTAGAAGAGTCGGCGACGTTCCTCGTACTTTTGGCTATAATCAACCTACAACAAtgcatgttatatatatataaatgacgAATATAATGCAAACACAGAGCAGCAAATGCACAGATCCACATAGAGCCTCATGTTTTTCCCCTTTAAACTAGCGTTCTCTGTTCTTCGCCGCAGGTAACCACGATAAAGACCTAGGCTAAATTCTTCACAAACTCATCATTTCTTTATTGACGAATGTTTACTACCACCGTACCAACTTCAACCATCATCAACCACACGCATAACTCCATGCTACGATGATGGCGGTGAGGGCGATGATTAAATAAAttcaattaagcattgatgtcactatttttttaatttta
This genomic window contains:
- the LOC138319720 gene encoding uncharacterized protein, giving the protein MKVALLLCFAVGTVLTQQPNPCQSPGQWEGREIRVDYSQKYEERRRLFYDETNKRTRTIAEVEFNSTRDFYDVLDIYSTNQRYSINMRTRQCNVSTIDRPFRYRGVHPNAKFEQLVSLGLTGFPGESIQLAIFSANETDEFYTGTVTYPACIPVTNIHITQKYGFEHSDYFDITAGISDPMAFVPPQECTKSRRNATSVNTPHIDMKAAILLCLAIGAVLGQIPTPCLSPKQWEGREIRVDYSQKYEERRRLFYDETNLRTHTMAEVELNSTREFYDVIMLFKERKMYSLNRRTQQCNVTDIEPDRSFHYRGVHPNARFEGIVSLGAAGFPGENIDVEIFSANETSEYYTGLVTSPGCIPVNNYHVSQKYGFEHSNYFDITIGITDPEAFVPPPNCKAPPS